The Salminus brasiliensis chromosome 3, fSalBra1.hap2, whole genome shotgun sequence genome contains a region encoding:
- the prkcsh gene encoding glucosidase 2 subunit beta isoform X1, with the protein MSCCLLSLSSAKNRSRSARCPEAAALTVAEKLEVNPAVWALRSQSSDQKILRCSCRQQLTSRMTCAHLLLMMSLAVSLGSAVEVPRPRGVALSKRQFYEENKPFTCLDGSRTIPFDRVNDDYCDCKDGSDEPGTAACPNGSFHCTNAGYRPTFIPSSRINDGICDCCDTTDEYNSGAKCENTCKELGRKEREVLQKMAEITKEGFLLKQQLIQEAKSGHQEKQNKLTELQASKKELEEKVEALRTVKETAEQPEKEAKERHLKAWEEQKAVIRAEKDKAKMAEAFLELDDDADGIVSVAELQTHVELDSDADGSVSEAEAQGLLGGVDQVDTAAFENTWNNIRDKYVSESQAEEPAPADTPAEESKEPLTDNDSEQYPNDDEIPEEEEEDEDEDDDYPEEDLDKTPPTARTPEKKDEDEEAMPPYDDETQALIDAAQKARENFEESERALRDMDDQIRNIEKEISFDFGPSAEFSYLYSQCYELSTSEYIYRLCPFNRVSQKPKYGGSETNLGTWGTWAGPENNKYLMMKYEHGTGCWQGPNRSTTVKLTCGKETTVTSTSEPSRCEYLMEFTTPAVCHEPAPEHGHDEF; encoded by the exons ATGAGCTGCTGCCTCCTTTCCCTGAGCTCTGCTAAAAACAGGAGCCGGTCTGCCCGCTGTCCGGAGGCTGCAGCGCTGACAGTAGCG GAGAAACTGGAGGTAAATCCTGCTGTTTGGGCTCTAAGGTCACAGTCCTCAGATCAGAAGATACTCAGGTGTTCCTGCAGACAGCAGCTGACCTCCAGGATGACCTGTGCACACCTGCTGTTAATGATGAGCCTGGCTGTCAGCTTAGGATCAGCCGTGGAAGTCCCAAGACCACGAGGAGTAGCCCTGTCCA AGCGACAGTTCTACGAGGAGAATAAGCCGTTTACTTGTCTGGATGGGTCGCGCACCATCCCGTTTGACCGAGTGAATGATGACTACTGTGACTGCAAAGACGGGTCAGATGAGCCAG GCACAGCTGCATGTCCCAATGGAAGCTTCCATTGTACTAACGCTGGCTATCGGCCCACCTTTATCCCGTCCTCTCGCATTAACGACGGCATCTGTG ACTGCTGTGACACCACTGATGAGTACAACAGTGGGGCCAAGTGTGAAAACACTTGCAA GGAACTGGGCCGGAAGGAGAGGGAGGTTCTGCAGAAGATGGCCGAGATCACCAAAGAGGGATTCCTTCTGAAACAGCAGCTGATTCAAGAAGCTAAAAGTGGGCATCAGGAAAAGCAG AACAAGCTGACTGAGCTGCAGGCCAGTAaaaaggagctggaggagaaagtggaggCTCTGAGGACCGTTAAAGAGACAGCGGAGCAGCCCGAGAAAGAAGCCAAAGAGCGCCATCTGAAGGCATGGGAAG AACAAAAGGCCGTCATCCGCGCCGAGAAGGACAAAGCGAAAATGGCAGAGGCTTTTCTGGAGCTGGATGATGATGCAGATGGCAT TGTCTCCGTGGCTGAGCTGCAGACTCATGTGGAGCTTGACTCGGACGCTGATGGCTCCGTCTCTGAGGCAGAAGCTCAG GGGCTGCTCGGAGGAGTGGACCAGGTGGACACGGCAGCTTTTGAGAATACATGGAATAACATTAGGGATAAGTACGTCTCAGAG TCACAGGCTGAGGAACCAGCGCCAGCGGACACTCCAGCTGAAGAAAGCAAAGAGCCCCTCACGGACAACGACTCTGAACAGTACCCCAATGATGACGAGATcccagaagaggaggaagaagatgaagatgaagatgatgattatCCTGAGGAAGATCTTGATAAG ACTCCGCCCACTGCGAGAACTCCGGAGAAgaaagatgaagatgaggaagCCATGCCACCTTATGATGATGAGACTCAGGCCCTAATTGATG CTGCTCAGAAAGCCAGGGAGAACTTTGAGGAATCGGAGAGAGCTCTGCGTGATATGGACGATCAGATCAG AAACATTGAGAAAGAAATTTCCTTTGACTTTGGACCCAGTGCAGAGTTCTCCTACCTTTACAGCCAGTGCTATGAGCTCTCCACTAGCGA GTATATCTACAGGCTGTGTCCGTTTAACCGTGTGTCCCAGAAACCCAAGTATGGAGGCTCAGAGACCAACCTTGG gacatGGGGAACCTGGGCAGGACCTGAGAATAATAAGTATTTGATGATGAAGTATGAACATGGAACAGGGTGCTGGCAGGGTCCTAACAGGTCTACTACA GTGAAGCTGACCTGTGGGAAAGAGACCACAGTGACGTCCACGTCTGAGCCTAGCCGCTGCGAGTACCTGATGGAATTTACCACACCTGCTGTGTGCCATGAGCCGGCCCCCGAGCATGGCCACGACGAGTTCTAG
- the prkcsh gene encoding glucosidase 2 subunit beta isoform X2 produces MTCAHLLLMMSLAVSLGSAVEVPRPRGVALSKRQFYEENKPFTCLDGSRTIPFDRVNDDYCDCKDGSDEPGTAACPNGSFHCTNAGYRPTFIPSSRINDGICDCCDTTDEYNSGAKCENTCKELGRKEREVLQKMAEITKEGFLLKQQLIQEAKSGHQEKQNKLTELQASKKELEEKVEALRTVKETAEQPEKEAKERHLKAWEEQKAVIRAEKDKAKMAEAFLELDDDADGIVSVAELQTHVELDSDADGSVSEAEAQGLLGGVDQVDTAAFENTWNNIRDKYVSESQAEEPAPADTPAEESKEPLTDNDSEQYPNDDEIPEEEEEDEDEDDDYPEEDLDKTPPTARTPEKKDEDEEAMPPYDDETQALIDAAQKARENFEESERALRDMDDQIRNIEKEISFDFGPSAEFSYLYSQCYELSTSEYIYRLCPFNRVSQKPKYGGSETNLGTWGTWAGPENNKYLMMKYEHGTGCWQGPNRSTTVKLTCGKETTVTSTSEPSRCEYLMEFTTPAVCHEPAPEHGHDEF; encoded by the exons ATGACCTGTGCACACCTGCTGTTAATGATGAGCCTGGCTGTCAGCTTAGGATCAGCCGTGGAAGTCCCAAGACCACGAGGAGTAGCCCTGTCCA AGCGACAGTTCTACGAGGAGAATAAGCCGTTTACTTGTCTGGATGGGTCGCGCACCATCCCGTTTGACCGAGTGAATGATGACTACTGTGACTGCAAAGACGGGTCAGATGAGCCAG GCACAGCTGCATGTCCCAATGGAAGCTTCCATTGTACTAACGCTGGCTATCGGCCCACCTTTATCCCGTCCTCTCGCATTAACGACGGCATCTGTG ACTGCTGTGACACCACTGATGAGTACAACAGTGGGGCCAAGTGTGAAAACACTTGCAA GGAACTGGGCCGGAAGGAGAGGGAGGTTCTGCAGAAGATGGCCGAGATCACCAAAGAGGGATTCCTTCTGAAACAGCAGCTGATTCAAGAAGCTAAAAGTGGGCATCAGGAAAAGCAG AACAAGCTGACTGAGCTGCAGGCCAGTAaaaaggagctggaggagaaagtggaggCTCTGAGGACCGTTAAAGAGACAGCGGAGCAGCCCGAGAAAGAAGCCAAAGAGCGCCATCTGAAGGCATGGGAAG AACAAAAGGCCGTCATCCGCGCCGAGAAGGACAAAGCGAAAATGGCAGAGGCTTTTCTGGAGCTGGATGATGATGCAGATGGCAT TGTCTCCGTGGCTGAGCTGCAGACTCATGTGGAGCTTGACTCGGACGCTGATGGCTCCGTCTCTGAGGCAGAAGCTCAG GGGCTGCTCGGAGGAGTGGACCAGGTGGACACGGCAGCTTTTGAGAATACATGGAATAACATTAGGGATAAGTACGTCTCAGAG TCACAGGCTGAGGAACCAGCGCCAGCGGACACTCCAGCTGAAGAAAGCAAAGAGCCCCTCACGGACAACGACTCTGAACAGTACCCCAATGATGACGAGATcccagaagaggaggaagaagatgaagatgaagatgatgattatCCTGAGGAAGATCTTGATAAG ACTCCGCCCACTGCGAGAACTCCGGAGAAgaaagatgaagatgaggaagCCATGCCACCTTATGATGATGAGACTCAGGCCCTAATTGATG CTGCTCAGAAAGCCAGGGAGAACTTTGAGGAATCGGAGAGAGCTCTGCGTGATATGGACGATCAGATCAG AAACATTGAGAAAGAAATTTCCTTTGACTTTGGACCCAGTGCAGAGTTCTCCTACCTTTACAGCCAGTGCTATGAGCTCTCCACTAGCGA GTATATCTACAGGCTGTGTCCGTTTAACCGTGTGTCCCAGAAACCCAAGTATGGAGGCTCAGAGACCAACCTTGG gacatGGGGAACCTGGGCAGGACCTGAGAATAATAAGTATTTGATGATGAAGTATGAACATGGAACAGGGTGCTGGCAGGGTCCTAACAGGTCTACTACA GTGAAGCTGACCTGTGGGAAAGAGACCACAGTGACGTCCACGTCTGAGCCTAGCCGCTGCGAGTACCTGATGGAATTTACCACACCTGCTGTGTGCCATGAGCCGGCCCCCGAGCATGGCCACGACGAGTTCTAG